The Urbifossiella limnaea nucleotide sequence GGCTGAACCCGTTCGCCGCCCGCCCGCCGCGCACCGGGCCCGAGCCGGTCGGGCTGCTGGCCTGCGCCGGCCGCTTCCCGATCATCTTCGCCGAGAAGGCGCGCGAGGCCGGCGTGCCGGTCGTGTGCCTCGGCGTCCGGGGGATGGCCGACCCGGTACTGAAGGACCTGTGCGCCGAGTTCCGCTGGATGCCGCGGGCGTCCCTCGGGTTCATGATCCACACGTTCCGCCGCGCCGGCGTCCGCCGGTTCACGATGGCCGGCAAGTTCCACAAGCACCAGCTGCTGAAACCCTGGATGCTCGTGCGCTTCCTCCCCGACTGGCGGATGCTCCGGTTCTGGTTTTTCGGCTCGCGCCGCGCCAACAACGACGACTCCATCCTGCTCGGCCTCATCCAGGAGTTCCGGTCGCACGGCCTGGACTGCGTCTCGCCCCTCGAACTCTGTCCGGAGCTGCTCGTGCGCGAAGGCCTCCTCACCCGCCGCCGGCCGACCGCGAACGAGGAGCTCGACATCCGCGTCGGCTGGGCGCTGGCCCGCGAGATGGGCCGGCTCGACGTGGGGCAGAGCGTCATGATCCGCAACCGGGCCGTCGTCGCCGTCGAGGCCATCGAGGGGACCGACCGCGCCATCCTCCGCGCCGGCGAGCTGTGCGGCGGCACCGGGTTCGTCGTGGTGAAGGTCGCCAAGCCGGCCCAGGACATGCGGTTCGACGTGCCCACCGTCGGTGTGCAGACCATCGAGTCCATGAGGGCCGCGGGCGGCAAGGTGCTGGCGATCGAGGCCGGTAAGACCATCCTGATCGACGAGGCGGAGACGGTGGCACTCGCCGACCGGTACGGCATCGCTGTAACCGCCCTGGCCGAGTCGCCGCCGGGCTGAGTCACGATTTCCCCTTTCCCCGCCGGGCCCGCGGCTCGATAATCCAGCATCCTTCCCGGCTGCCGGCGGTCCCAGCCCGACATGGGTTCCACGACGTTTCTGCTGCCGAACCCCCTGCCGCCGGCGGCCGAGTCACTCTTGCGCCTGGCCTGCGTGGCCGGCGGTTACGACCAGGCGCCGACGCCTACCGCCGTCCGCGTCGAGGGCGACCGTCTAATTCTGTCTCGCGACTCGGCAGAGAGCGGCTTCCTCGTCGTGCCGTGGCCGGTCGGATCGGGCGGCGCGGTGGTGACGACGAGCGCGACCGTCCGCGAGCGGCCCGAGTCCTACCGGCTGCTCACGGAACTGGCCCGCGGCAAGTTGAATCAGCTCCGCACACAGCTCGGCGAGTGGAAAGACATCGGCCTACAAACTCCGCCCGAGTTCGAGGCCGACCTCGCCGACCTGATCCGCCTGTTCGGTCAGGCCGTGTTGGCACCTGACGGCACGGCCGCGGACGATGCCGCGGCGCGTGCCCTGGAGCACGGCTACGTCCTCGCGGACCGGCTTGTGCAGCTGTACGTGGATCAGATGTTCGCCACGCGGCATGAGGACGAGGGGAAGCTCGGCTCGTGGCTCGCCGCCACCACGCCGGTCCCCGTCCCGCCGCCGCTCGTGGCCGAGTTCCGGCGGGCGTTCTCGGCCGTTCGCGTCAGCATCCGCTGGGCCGACATCGAGCCCGAGGAGTCGCGCTACGACTGGGACCGCGTGGACGCCGCCATCACCGCCGCGGAGGAACTGGGTCTACCCGTAGTGTTCGGGCCGGTCATCGACCTGACGCCGGGGATGCTGCCGCCGTGGGCGGCGACCTGGCGCGGCGACATGCCGACCCTGGCCGCGTTCATGTGCGACTACCTGGAGACGATCGTCAACCGGTACAAGGACCGCGTCCGCAGGTGGGTGGTGTGCGGCGGTGTGAACCACGCCGACGGCCTCGGGCTGTCCGACCACGACCGCCTCCGCCTGGCCTCCCGCCTGTTCGAGGCCGCGGCGCAGCTCGACCCCGAACTCGACTTCGCCCTCGGGGTCGCGCAGCCGTTCGGCGACTACCTCGTGAGCGGCGACCAGACCATTACACCGCTCGCGTTCGTGGACGACCTGCTGCGGGCCGGCGCCCGCGTCGGCGGGATCGAGCTCGAACTCCGCACCGGCTCGCTTCCGCGCGGCAGCTTCCCGCGCGACCGGCTCGAAGTGTCGCGGCTGCTCGACCTGTTCGGCATCCTCGGCCCTCCGCTGGACGTGGTGCTGGCGTGCCCCGCCGGGTCGGGGACGGACCCGATCGCGCAGGCTCACGGCGAGGTGATCTGGTCGCCGGCGTGGCGCGGCCCGCCGACGCCGGAGGGCCAGGCCGAGTGGGGCATGGCCGTCGCGGCCCTGGCGCTGTGCAAGCCGCAGGTGCGCTCCGTGACGTGGGACCACTGGGCCGACGTCGAACCGCACCTGACGCCGAACGGCGGACTCTTTGCCGTCAGCGGTCGGGCGAACCCGCTACTCGGCCGGCTCCAGGGGCTGAGGGCGACCCACCTCGAATGACCGACGCGGTGCTTGCGGGGGGGCCGGCCCGCGGCTAGAATTCCCGCGTCCTGTTCCGACTCGCGGCTACACACAATCCACACACCGGCGCGACCGTGCGCCCACGAGACTGAGGCGATGCCCCCAGCCGACGACCCGCGGCCGGCCGACCCCGGCGACCCGCCAGAAGCGGGCGGGCTTCACGCCGTCGGCGGCTACCGGCTGCTGCGGCGCATCGGTGAAGGGGGGATGAGCACCGTCTACCTGAGCTACGACGTGACCGCCCGCCGGCCGGTGGCGGTCAAGCTGCTCGCCGACCACCTCGCCGGCCGACCCGAGTTCGTGAGCCGATTCTACCGCGAGGCCCGGCTCAGTCAGTTCCTCCAGCACCCGAACCTGGTACAGGGCTTCGCCGCGGGCTTCGACACCGGGCCGCGCGTGCACTACCTCGTGCTGGAGTTCGTGGACGGGCCCAGCGCCGACGCCGCCCTCGGCCGCGCGCGTCGGCTCGGCGTGGGGGCCGGCGTCCGCCTCGGCGTGGACATCGCGCGGGCGCTCGGCTTCCTGCACGCCCGCAACCTCGTCCACCGCGACGTGAAGCCGGACAACATCCTGTTCAGCCCCGACGGAGGCGCCAAGCTCGCCGACCTCGGATTGGCCAAGCGGCTGAACGACGACAGCGGCCTGACGGCCGTCAGCCAGGGCGTCGGCACGTCGTACTACATGCCCTACGAGCAGGCGTTGAACGGCTCGCTCGTGGACGCCCGCAGCGACGTGTTCGCCCTCGGGGCCACCATGTACCACCTGCTCACGGGTCAGGTGCCGTTCCCCGGCGCGACGCACGAGGAGATCATCCGCGGCAAGGAGGTCGGCCGGTTCGCCCCGGTCCGCAGCGCGAGCCCGGAAGTGCCCGCGGCCGTGGCCACGGTACTGGAAACCGCCCTCCACCGCGACCCGCGCTCGCGCTACCCCACCGCCGACGAGTTCGGCGCCGCCCTCGCCGCCACCGGCCTGGCAACCCGGGTCCCGTCCTACCCCATCGGCACCGTGCCGCCCGGCGACGGGCCGCACCTCGACGCCCCCACCCGCGTCGATTTCACGTCCGGCCCGCCGCTCGCCGCCGGCAGCTGCCCGTGAACCCCGTCACGTCGGCCCGCCTGCTGCTGGTGCTCGCCGCGGTGCTGTGGAGCCTCGGCAGCCTGTTCGTGCGCTTCCTCCGCGAGCCCACCGCCCTCGGCCTTCACGACCCGCCGCTGACCCCGCTGCAGATCGCGTTCTTCCGCGGTCTCTTCGGCGGCGCCGTGCTGCTCACGATGGTGCGACGGATCGACGTGACGTTTCGCCCGCTGATGGGGGCGATGGTGCTCACGTTCACCGTGATGTGCGGGCTGTACATGTCAGCCCTGAGCCTCGGGCCGGCGGCGAATGCCATCTTCTTGCAGAACACGGCCCCGGTGTGGGTGTACCTGTTCGCCGTGTACGCGCTCGGCGAGGCTGCCAGCCGCCGCGGCTGGCAGGCGGTGCTACTCGGAGGCCTCGGCGCCGTCGTGATTGTCGCGGGGAATTGGCCGCACGACTTGCCGCCGGACGAGCAGCAGACGCAGGTGCTCATCCTCCTCATGGGCGTCGGCAGCGGCCTGTGGTATGCGGGTGTCGTGCTCTTCCTGCGGGTGTTGCGGAACGAGTCCCCGGCGTGGCTCGTATCACTCAACCTCCTCGGCACGTCCGCCACGCTCGGCGTCTACGTGATGCTTCGCTACGGCGTCGGCGGGTTCGTGGACTGGGTGACCGCCCCGACCATGGGGCAACTCGCGCTTCTGGCCGTGTTCGGCGTGGTGCAGATGGCGATGCCATACTGGCTGTTCGCGCGCGGGCTGCGGCACGTGTCGCCGCACGAGGCCGGCATCATCACACTGCTGGAACCGCTCCTGAACCCGTTGTGGGCCTACCTCATCACGCCGGACAAGGACACGCCGACGCCCGCCATGTGGCTCGGCGGCGCGCTCATCCTCGCGGCTCTGGTCTGGCGGTACGTCCCGGACCGACGGGCGGTTCCGTAGGTGATTGCACGCCGCGTCGGCGTGTGGTTCACTGACACTTCGCGCCGCCGACGGCAGGTGGTTCACCAACTTCGGGACTAGCACCATGACTCGCGCGCTGCCGCTGCTTCTCGCCTGTACGCTCGCCGTCAGCGCCCAACCCCCCGCACTGAAGAACGGTGACCCGCGCACACCCGCCGAGGAGCGGGCCACGTTCGAACTCGCCGCCGGCTTCGACATCGACCTCGTGGCGGCCGAGCCCGACGTGGTCGATCCCGTGGCCATGTGCTTCGACGAGAAGGGCCGCATCGTCGTGTGCGAGATGCGCGGTTACCCGAACGGCGGCGTCGGCACCGGCAACGAGACGCGCGGCCGCATCCGTGTCCTGGAGGACCGCGACGGCGACGGCAGGTTCGAGACGGCCACCACGTTTGCCGAGGGGCTGCGCTTCCCGATGGGCGTCACGCCGTGGGACGGCGGCATCGTCGCGGCGGTGGCCCCCGACCTGCTGTACCTCAAGGACACCGACGGCGACGGCAAGGCGGACGTGAAGCGCGTCCTGTACACCGGCTTCAACCTCGCCAACATCCAGCAGATGGTGAACGGCTTGCAGTGGGGGCTGGACAACTGGGTGTACGGCGTGTGCGGGAGCGACGGCGGCGTGGTGAAGTCCGCGGAGAAGGCCGACGCCCCGGAAGTGAACCTCCGCAACCGCGGCTTCCGCTTCCGCCCGTGGCAGCCGGGCAGCCTGGAGCCGACCAGCGGCGGTGGTCAGTACGGCCTCACCGCCGACGAGTACGGTCACTGGTTCACCGCCACGAACAGCCAGCACCTGCGGCAGATCGTGCTGCCGGATCAGTATCTGCGCCGCAACCCGTACCTGGCGGTGACCGCCGTCACGATCGACATCCCCGAGCACGGCGCGGCCGCGAAGGTCTTCCGCGCCAGCTCGTTCGAGGCGTGGCGCGTGGAGCGCACGACCCGCCGCGCCGGAAGCCCCGACGCCAAGCGCTTCCCGACAACGGAGCTTGTGCCCGGTGGCTACATCACGTCCGCGTGCAGCCCGCTGATCTACACCGCCGACCTGTTCCCCGCGCCGTACCGCGGCAACAACTTCGTGTGCGACCCGGCGAACAACCTGATCCACCGCGAGACGTTGCACGGGAAGGGGGCCGTGTTCACCGCGCGGCGGGCCGACGAGAACACGGAGTTCCTGCGGAGCACGGACAACTGGTTCCGCCCGGTCCACCTGACGCTCGGGCCGGACGGGGCGGTGTACGTGCTGGACTTCTACCGCGAGGTGATCGAGACGCCGCTGTCGCTGCCGGACGACATCAAGGCCCGCATGAACCTGGAGAGCCGCGGCCGCGGCCGCATCTGGCGCGTCGCCCCGGCGGGGAACAAGGCCGCGAAGCTGAAAGACGTATCGGGCCTCACGTCGGAACGACTCGTCGACGAGCTGTTCAGCACGAATCCGACGCGGCGGATCACGGCCCAGCGCTTACTGGTCGAGCGCCAGCCGGCCGACGCCGCCGTCGCACTCCGCGAGCGCGTCCCGGCCTCGTTCGAGAAGGCCGGGTACGTGAACCTGTTGTGGACGCTCCACGGCCTCGGGAAGCTCCGGGCGGGGGACGTGTTGCCGGCCCTTGGCAACCCACGGCCGGCTGTTCGCGTGCAAGCGCTGCGGCTGAGCGAGGGCTTTTACGCCGCCGTGTCCGACGTCCGCTTCCTGGCCGGGAAGCAGGCCTCCGACCCGGACCCGCAGGTCCGCTTCCAGGCGGCACTGAGCGCCGGCGAACAACCCCCGGCCGACGCGGCGGCGATTCTCGCGGGGGTTCTCCGGGACAACCCCGGCGACCCGTGGATCCAGACCGCGGCCCTGAGTTCCGCCGCGAACTGCGCCGAGCCGCTCGTCGGTCACCTCTGGGAGGCGAACGACGCCGGCCCGAGCCTGTCGCGCGTCGCCGGGATGGTGGGTGCGAAGGGGGACGCGGCCGCGATCGTCCGCCTCCTCGGCCGCGTCGCCGACGGGCGGAAGGCGGCGGCGGACGCCGCGGTCCTGGACGGGTTGGGGCAGGGGATGCGGAACAGCCCTCGACCGCTGGCGACGTGGTGGGCGACGCCGCCGGCCGGCGCCGAGCCGGTGATGGCCCGCCTCCGCGACCGGTTCCGGACCGCGGGGCAACTCGCCCAGGACGAAGCCGCGGCCGCGCCGGACCGGGCGAGCGCCGCCGTGCTACTCGCCTACGGGCCGTTCGAGCTGGCGGAACACGCACTGCCGCCCGTGCTCGCGCCGACGGCCCCCGGCGACCTCCAACTCGCGGCCGTCCGCACGCTCGCCGCGCACACCAACGCAAAGGTGCCCGACCTGCTGCTCGCTCCGTGGGCGGGGTACTCCCCGGCGGCGCGGCGCGAGGTAGTCGAGGCGCTGCTGGCGCGGCCGGACCGTACCCTCAAGCTGCTCGACGCGATCGGCAAGAATCAGGTGTCGGCAAACGAGCTGGACCCGGCCCGCGTGAAAGCTCTGAAGGCGCACCCGGCCGCGGCCGTGCGGGCAAAGGCCGAGGCGGTGCTGAAGGCGACCGTGAACGCCGACCGGGCGAAGGTGGTCGCCGGGTACGCCGCGGCGCTCGACCTGAAGGGCGACGCGGGGAAGGGGAGGGGGGTGTTCAAGACGCACTGCGCCGCCTGCCACCGGCTCGACGGCGTCGGCGCCGACGTGGGGGCGAACCTGCTGGCGGCGCTGCCGAACAAGTCGGGCGACGACCTGCTCGCCGCGGTGTTCGACCCGAACCGAGAGGTGGACCCGCGGTTCGTCAACTACCAGGCCGTGACCGCCGACGGCCGCACCCTCGGCGGCGTCATCGCGGCCGAGACGCCGACGAGCGTGACGCTACGGCGTGCCGACGGGGCCGAAGACACGGTACTGCGCGCGAACCTGGAGTCGCTGCGATCGACGCGGTTGTCGCTGATGCCGGAGGGGCTGGAGCGGGTGCTAACGCGGCAGGACGTGGCGGACCTGTTCGCTTATCTGCGGGTGGCGGGGAAGTGACGCCACTCGCGGCGTAGCGTCGTAACGCTACGCCGCAAGCGGCGGGTGATTACTCGTACTCGTTCAGCGCCGGCGTCCGCTGGATGTCGGCCAGGTCGGCGACGGCGATCACCGGCAGGTACTGGGTCGAGCCGGGCTGCTGCACGAACCGCACCTCGCCCTTCACCCTCACCCACTCGCCGCTGTTGAACCCGGTCACCGCAGTCCGCGTCAGGATGCGGACCTTCAGCGGCACCGTGTCGGCGGCGCAGCACGTCATCTTCAGCCGGTACAGGCGGAACTCCTTGTCGCCGATGCGGTCGAACCGGCCGACCAGGATGCCGACCTTCCCGCCCAGCGCCTCGCGCTTGCTCTCGTCGTAGGCCGCGTCGTTCAGGTCGTTGAAGCTCAGCACCGAGCCCTCGCCGGTGGCCACGTTGTCGATGGACACGTTGAGCGCCTGGTCGTTCCCGAGCATCTTGGCGATCCGGTCCGCGCTGAACCCGGCGTTCGGCACGCCGATCAGGTAGAGGGCCACCGGGAAGAACAGCACCATCATCCGCGCGAACACCCACGCCAGGTCGTGGCTGTGGCCGTGGTCGTCGTGGCTGTGGTCGTGGTCGTGGTGGGCGTGCACCCGGTCGTCGGCGTGCGCGTGCCCGTGGTCGTGGTCGTGGTCGCACTCCGGGCCGTGCTCGTGCGGGTGGTCGTGGGCGTGCAGGTGAACGGGGTGACCGTGCTGGCAGTCGGGGCCGTGCTCGTGGTGGTGGTGCCCGTGGTGCTGGGGCCCGTGGTCGTGGGCGTGCGTCTGCCCGGCCTCCTGCCACACGGCCACCGCCCGCACCGCGACCACGACCAGCACCGCAATCCCGCCGACCAGCACCGGCAGGCGGAACGACGGGGCGAGGATCAGGTCGAGCTTGCCGTCGCGGTACATCAGCACGCCGACGGCCCCGAGCGCGCCGACGACGAAGATCGTCAGCAGTTGCTCGACGAAGTAGTCGCGGGCGGACTCGCCGTGGTGGTGATGGTCGTGGGCCATGGCGGCCTCCGGGGCGTTGGTCAGGAGCTCGGCGGCAGGCCGGTCCAGCCGTTCATCTGGTAGACGAGGTGCACCGCGTAGCAGTACGCGAGCACCTGCAGGACGACGCACGTGACGATCACGCCGATCAGCCGGGGGCGGAACACGCGGGTGTACATCAGCAGCAGTTTCAGGTCGAGCATCGGCCCGAGTACGAGGAACGCCGTCTTGGCGCTGATGTGCATGTTCGTGAAGCTCGCGGCCACGAAGGCGTCGGCCTCGCTACACAGGCACATCAGCACGGCGAGCCCCATCATCGCGGGGATCGCCAGAAACGGCTGCTCGCGGGACAGGTACTGAATCTGGTCCTGCGTGATGTACAGCTTGGCGACCGCGGCCAGCACCGCCCCGAGGATCAGGAACACGGTGATGTCCACGAAGTCGTGGACGGCCGTGGCCGAGATGTTGCCGAGGCGCTTGCTCAGCGGCTTCCGCGGGGCGGGGGCGTCGGTCACCGGCAGCGACAGCTTCGACTCCGGCGGCAGCGCGACCGGGTTCAGCAGCGCCCGGCCGTGCTTCACCCACAACCCCTGAACCACCAGCCCCGTGACGACGGCGACGACGAACCCCAGCCCGACGCGCAGGCCGAGCACCTCGGGGCCGATCTTGTGCGGCCAGAACGCGACGCCGGTGCTGAACATGACGACGGGGTTGATGATCGGCCCGGCGAGCATGTAGGCGACGCAGCACGACAGCGGCAGCCCCTTGCGGAGAAGTCGCCGCATCACGACGAGGATGCCGCACTCGCACATCGGGAAGACGAGCCCGATGACGGCCCCGATCATGACCGCCGGCACGACCGACTTCGGCAGGTACTTGGTGATCGCCTGCTGCGGCAGGAACTCTTCGAGAATCCCGGCGACGACCGCCCCCAGGATGATGAACGGCATCGCCTCCCAAAGGATGGAGGAGAAGGTGAGGATGAAGTCGAGGATGTCCTTCACCGCGTCTCCGCCGGCAGGGCAGGGGGGCTATCGAAGGTACGCCGGCGGACGCCGGCGGGTTCGTGGTGGCATTCTATCAGGCGGGGCGAAGCGGCCGGTTCTTCAGCCCGCCGGCGAGCACGGAGAGGAAGAAGCACCCGACGCTGACTACGACTATGGTACCGCTCGGGCCGAACTTGACACCGCCGCCGATCGGCACGGTGACGGCGGTGCTAAGGTAGAAGCCGAGGAGCCCGGACCCGACGCAGACGGCGAGCGTGAGCCAGAACAGCTGCCGGAGGTTCCGCGACACGTTCGCCGCGGCCGCGGCGGGGACGACGAGCAGGGCGTTGATGAGGAGCGCCCCCACGGCCTTGATCGACAGGTTCACGACGAGCGCCAGCAGCACGATGAACAGGTAGTTGTTCACCCGCAGGCTGATGCGGCGGGTGCGGGCCAGGCTCGGGCTGAAGCTGGCGAACACGAGGTCGTTGTACCGCCGGGCGAACAGAACGCCGACGACCACGACCAACACCATCAGGTACACCAGGTCCGCCTCCGGGACGAACAGCAGCGACCCGAACAGGAACGCCTCCGGGTTAAACGTGCTCTTCTCCTGCAACACGCGGAACAACATCGCCCCGAAGCCGATGCTCAGGGCGAAGAACACCCCGATGACGGTGTCCGCCGCAAGGCTGGTGCGCTCCCGAATGTACACGATCGCGGCGCCGACGGCGGCGCCGAACAGCACCATCACGAGCGGCACGAGCCAGCCCATCGTGTCGGGGTCGCGGCCGGCCCCGGCGGCGATGGCCGTGAGCGACCCGAGGGCGACGCCGGCGAACGCCGAGTGCGCCATCGCGTCCGAGAAGAAGGCCATGCGGTTGCCGACGACGAGCGCCCCGACGGTGCCGCAGAGGAGGCATACGAGCAGGATGGCGAGCACGCCCTTCACGATGAACAGTTCGGTGCCGAGGGCGTCGGCGGCGGCGGCGATCAGGTCGGCCATCCAGGCGGCGGGCATCTCGTCTCCGGACGGGGGCGTCGGTCGAGGCAGGGTGCTGAGGTAAAGTACCGGAACGGCACCGGCCGCGACAGCCGCTTGCGGGCAACAAGCGCCAGGTCTATGTTGGGGCGTTAGGCGGACCGGCTGGTCCGGACCATCGTGTTAGGTCTGGTCCGGCTAATTACTCGTTCGGCGGTGTCACGTGATGCGGGGTCTTGCGCCACTTCTCGTCGGCGCGTTCACCGGGGCAGTCCTGTGGGCTGTCACGGGGTTCTTCGTCACCTCGGCCGCGGACTTGTCCGGGTACTGCTGCGCCCAAGTGACGCGCGGGTTGCTGGTGCCGGGGGCGGCAGTCGGCGGGCTCCTCTTCCTCGTAGCCGCACTGGTGTGCCCGCCAGGGCGGGCCGAAGCATCATCGCTCGCATTGGGCATGATGGGCGGCGCGGTGCTCGGGCTGATGGTCGGGATAATCGCAGACATCCTGATGGGGATGGCGAGCACCGGCATCTTGCCCTCATACACGCTCGCATTGGCGGGGACATCCGCGGTGACGGGGGCGGGCGCCGCGTGGTTCGGGGGGTGGCTGACGACCGAGCGCTCACGGCAGCGCTCGCCCAGAGTGGCGGACGGAGTAGAGGGCAGCGCCGACCCCGGCGCGGCAGCAGACCGCGGAGTCGGTGGCGATTCGTGATTCTCGGCAGCCGTGAGCCGCGGCTGCCGCGGTAACTGTTCAACCCACCCCACGGGACGCTTACCCGCCTCCGAGCCGCGACGCGGCGCGGGCCAGCAGCGCCATCGCGGCGGCCGCCTCGGCGGGGGTGATGGTCAGCGGCGGCGAGATCCGCACCACCTTCTTCGCCAGCGGGCCGAGGAGGTGGACGCCGTCGCCGCCGCGGCCGTCGCCCAGGTACGCGGCCAGAACGAAGCCGTTCGCCCACTCCGCCGCCGACTTGCCGCCGTGGTCCGCGAACTCGACGCCCCACACCATCCCGCCGGCCTCGCCGCGGACGTGCGCCACGAACGGGTGAGCCTTTAGCGCCACCAGCCCGCGCTCGATCAGCGCGGACGGCTCCTTCATCGCGGCGATCACGTCCCGCGCCTCAAACTCGTCTAGCGTCGCCAGCACGGCGGCGCAGTTCAGCGGGTTGGCGCTCCACGTGTCAGACCCTTCGCCGTAGTCGAGCGCCCCGAACACGTCCGCCCGGCCGACCGCGGCCGCGACCGGCACGCCGTTGCCTAGCCCCTTCCCGAGCACCACCAGGTCGGGCTCCAGGCCGTAAGTGCTGTACGCGAACATGCTGCCGGTGCGGCCGAAGTTCGCCTGCACCTCGTCGAGGATGAACAGCACGTCGTTGGCCCGGCACCAGCGCTGGAGGAACTGCAGGTACTCCTTCGGCGGGTGGTACGAGCCGCCGCCGCCGAGGTACGGCTCGGTGATCAGCGTGCCGATCCGCCGGCCGAACTGGTGGAGGAGGGCGGCCAACTCCTTCTCGTAGGGGGCCGTGTCGAACGGCTCGCCGCGCTGCGCCACGTCGCGGCACTCGGCCGTCGGAAAGGTGATGAACTTCACGCGCGGGTCGCGCTCGGCGTCGGCCTCGCTGCCGGTCACGGCGTTGGCCAGCCCCTTCTTGCCGTGGAAGCCGTAGCGCGTGGCCAGGATCATGGGCCGGGTGCGGTCGCGGGCGTGGGTCGCCCACAGCGCCTTCTGAATGGCCTCCGAGCCGGACGCCGCCCACATCACTTGTTCCATCCGCCCGCCGCCCGGCTCGGCCCGCAGCGCCGCAATGAGGCGGCGGCTGGCCTCGGCCTCGATCGGCGTCACCGCGTTGTACGCAGTCATGGCCACGGCCGGGAAGTAATCCGGCCCGGCGTCGAAGGCGCCGGCCCCCTTCCCCGCGGCGGGCCAGCCCATGTAGTCGAAGAATCGCTGCGTCCAGCGCACGGGGTTGTGGCCGAGGTTGGCGACGAGCACGCCGGAGGAGAAGTCGAACAGGCGGCGGCCTTCTGGGGTCCAGTGGTAGACGCCGGCGCTCCTGGCGAGCACGGCCTGCGACGGGGTGAACGTGCGGAGCGACCGCGGCTCAACGGCGGCGGCGGCGGCGCGGGCGGCGTTGGACGCGGGTTCGGCGGGGTGTTCGATCGGCGGCATGTCAGGCGTCCGGGGGCGGGGTGACCCGAAGGTATTCGGGCGGCACGGCGTCGGCGAGCCAGACGCCGTTGGCGGCCCTGTAGAAGGTGTACCCGGCGGCCCGCATCGCGGCCGCATTCACTTCGAGGACGACGAGCCGGCCGTGCCGCGTCCCGACCTTCGCGGCGGTGGCCGTGTCGGCGGACAGGTGGACGTGGTGGCGCGCCATCTTCAGCAGGCCGTCGCCGCGGATGGCGTCGAGAAACCGGTCGGCGGTGCCGTGGTACAGCACGGCCGGCGGCTCGGCGGGTTCGAGTTGCAGGTCGACATCGGCGGAATGGCCCTGGTTCGCGCGGACCTTCGTCCCGGTCGTGTCGAGGGCGAAGCGCTGCTTGTCGTTGCTGCGGACGACCTCGTCGAGGTCTTCGGGCGTCATCG carries:
- a CDS encoding LpxI family protein, whose translation is MTGLRLNPFAARPPRTGPEPVGLLACAGRFPIIFAEKAREAGVPVVCLGVRGMADPVLKDLCAEFRWMPRASLGFMIHTFRRAGVRRFTMAGKFHKHQLLKPWMLVRFLPDWRMLRFWFFGSRRANNDDSILLGLIQEFRSHGLDCVSPLELCPELLVREGLLTRRRPTANEELDIRVGWALAREMGRLDVGQSVMIRNRAVVAVEAIEGTDRAILRAGELCGGTGFVVVKVAKPAQDMRFDVPTVGVQTIESMRAAGGKVLAIEAGKTILIDEAETVALADRYGIAVTALAESPPG
- a CDS encoding endo-1,4-beta-xylanase; the protein is MGSTTFLLPNPLPPAAESLLRLACVAGGYDQAPTPTAVRVEGDRLILSRDSAESGFLVVPWPVGSGGAVVTTSATVRERPESYRLLTELARGKLNQLRTQLGEWKDIGLQTPPEFEADLADLIRLFGQAVLAPDGTAADDAAARALEHGYVLADRLVQLYVDQMFATRHEDEGKLGSWLAATTPVPVPPPLVAEFRRAFSAVRVSIRWADIEPEESRYDWDRVDAAITAAEELGLPVVFGPVIDLTPGMLPPWAATWRGDMPTLAAFMCDYLETIVNRYKDRVRRWVVCGGVNHADGLGLSDHDRLRLASRLFEAAAQLDPELDFALGVAQPFGDYLVSGDQTITPLAFVDDLLRAGARVGGIELELRTGSLPRGSFPRDRLEVSRLLDLFGILGPPLDVVLACPAGSGTDPIAQAHGEVIWSPAWRGPPTPEGQAEWGMAVAALALCKPQVRSVTWDHWADVEPHLTPNGGLFAVSGRANPLLGRLQGLRATHLE
- a CDS encoding serine/threonine-protein kinase, translated to MPPADDPRPADPGDPPEAGGLHAVGGYRLLRRIGEGGMSTVYLSYDVTARRPVAVKLLADHLAGRPEFVSRFYREARLSQFLQHPNLVQGFAAGFDTGPRVHYLVLEFVDGPSADAALGRARRLGVGAGVRLGVDIARALGFLHARNLVHRDVKPDNILFSPDGGAKLADLGLAKRLNDDSGLTAVSQGVGTSYYMPYEQALNGSLVDARSDVFALGATMYHLLTGQVPFPGATHEEIIRGKEVGRFAPVRSASPEVPAAVATVLETALHRDPRSRYPTADEFGAALAATGLATRVPSYPIGTVPPGDGPHLDAPTRVDFTSGPPLAAGSCP
- a CDS encoding DMT family transporter; its protein translation is MNPVTSARLLLVLAAVLWSLGSLFVRFLREPTALGLHDPPLTPLQIAFFRGLFGGAVLLTMVRRIDVTFRPLMGAMVLTFTVMCGLYMSALSLGPAANAIFLQNTAPVWVYLFAVYALGEAASRRGWQAVLLGGLGAVVIVAGNWPHDLPPDEQQTQVLILLMGVGSGLWYAGVVLFLRVLRNESPAWLVSLNLLGTSATLGVYVMLRYGVGGFVDWVTAPTMGQLALLAVFGVVQMAMPYWLFARGLRHVSPHEAGIITLLEPLLNPLWAYLITPDKDTPTPAMWLGGALILAALVWRYVPDRRAVP
- a CDS encoding PVC-type heme-binding CxxCH protein; this translates as MTRALPLLLACTLAVSAQPPALKNGDPRTPAEERATFELAAGFDIDLVAAEPDVVDPVAMCFDEKGRIVVCEMRGYPNGGVGTGNETRGRIRVLEDRDGDGRFETATTFAEGLRFPMGVTPWDGGIVAAVAPDLLYLKDTDGDGKADVKRVLYTGFNLANIQQMVNGLQWGLDNWVYGVCGSDGGVVKSAEKADAPEVNLRNRGFRFRPWQPGSLEPTSGGGQYGLTADEYGHWFTATNSQHLRQIVLPDQYLRRNPYLAVTAVTIDIPEHGAAAKVFRASSFEAWRVERTTRRAGSPDAKRFPTTELVPGGYITSACSPLIYTADLFPAPYRGNNFVCDPANNLIHRETLHGKGAVFTARRADENTEFLRSTDNWFRPVHLTLGPDGAVYVLDFYREVIETPLSLPDDIKARMNLESRGRGRIWRVAPAGNKAAKLKDVSGLTSERLVDELFSTNPTRRITAQRLLVERQPADAAVALRERVPASFEKAGYVNLLWTLHGLGKLRAGDVLPALGNPRPAVRVQALRLSEGFYAAVSDVRFLAGKQASDPDPQVRFQAALSAGEQPPADAAAILAGVLRDNPGDPWIQTAALSSAANCAEPLVGHLWEANDAGPSLSRVAGMVGAKGDAAAIVRLLGRVADGRKAAADAAVLDGLGQGMRNSPRPLATWWATPPAGAEPVMARLRDRFRTAGQLAQDEAAAAPDRASAAVLLAYGPFELAEHALPPVLAPTAPGDLQLAAVRTLAAHTNAKVPDLLLAPWAGYSPAARREVVEALLARPDRTLKLLDAIGKNQVSANELDPARVKALKAHPAAAVRAKAEAVLKATVNADRAKVVAGYAAALDLKGDAGKGRGVFKTHCAACHRLDGVGADVGANLLAALPNKSGDDLLAAVFDPNREVDPRFVNYQAVTADGRTLGGVIAAETPTSVTLRRADGAEDTVLRANLESLRSTRLSLMPEGLERVLTRQDVADLFAYLRVAGK
- a CDS encoding TIGR03943 family putative permease subunit, encoding MAHDHHHHGESARDYFVEQLLTIFVVGALGAVGVLMYRDGKLDLILAPSFRLPVLVGGIAVLVVVAVRAVAVWQEAGQTHAHDHGPQHHGHHHHEHGPDCQHGHPVHLHAHDHPHEHGPECDHDHDHGHAHADDRVHAHHDHDHSHDDHGHSHDLAWVFARMMVLFFPVALYLIGVPNAGFSADRIAKMLGNDQALNVSIDNVATGEGSVLSFNDLNDAAYDESKREALGGKVGILVGRFDRIGDKEFRLYRLKMTCCAADTVPLKVRILTRTAVTGFNSGEWVRVKGEVRFVQQPGSTQYLPVIAVADLADIQRTPALNEYE